Genomic window ([Empedobacter] haloabium):
ACCTTGCCGCAGCTGCACTTCGTGCACGACACGTCGGCATCGCGCGGCATCGCCATGTCGGCGCTGATCGACAAGGCCAACGCGTCGCGCGCGGCGGACTACGAAGAAGACGACAAAGAAGCCGAATGACGCAGCAAAAAGTAAAACGGGTGCGCGACCTGGTGGACGGCGTGCTGCTGCTGGATAAACCGGTGGGGCTGTCGTCCAACGACGCGCTGATCAAGGCCAAGCGCATCCTGAACGCGAAGAAGGCGGGCCATACCGGCACGCTCGATCCGTTCGCCACCGGCCTGTTGCCGCTGTGCTTCGGCGAAGCCACCAAGTTCTCGCAGGACCTGCTGGAGGCGGACAAGACCTACGTGACGACCGTCCACCTGGGCGTGCGCACGGACACAGGCGACACCGAAGGCCAGGTGCTGGAGACGCTGCCGGTGGATGTGACGGTCGAGCAGATCGAGGCCGTGCTGGCCCGTTTCCGTGGCCTGATCGCGCAGGTGCCGCCGATGTACTCGGCGCTCAAGCGCGACGGCAAGCCGCTGTACGAGTACGCCCGCGCCGGCGTGGTGCTGGAGCGCGAGGCGCGCAACGTCACGATCCACAAGCTGGAGCTGCTCGGGTACGAGGCACCGTTCCTGCGGCTGGAGGTCACGTGCAGCAAGGGCACTTACATCCGCGTGCTGGGCGAGGACATCGGCGCCGCACTGGGCTGCGGCGCGCACCTGAATGCGCTGCGGCGCATCGGCGTCGGCGCCCTGCGCGCCGAGCAGATGATCACGGCGGAGCAGCTGGTGGCGCATCCGGCGCCGCTGGAGTTGCTGGCACCGGTCGACGCGTTGCTGCGCTCCTTCCCGAAGGTCGACCTGACACCGGAGCTGGCCAGGCGCTTCCTGCAAGGCCAGCGGCTGCCGCTGGGGAAGGAGCCGGAGGTCGTCACGCCGGCGCCTTACGAGGGGCGGGTGCGTGTGTACCAGGGTACTCGCTTGCTGGGCACGGGCGTGCTGGGCGAGTGGGCGATTCTGGCGCCGGAGCGCTTGATCGCGGCGGGATAAGGCGCGGGGGCGGATGCACGGGGCCACGCTTTCACCTACTTAGCCTTGTAAATCTCCTGCCGCCAGCTATGCTGAAGAGGTAATCCACATCATTGGAAGTCCCTGCGGAGGTTGCAATGAGCCTGCTTACTGTGCAAGCCCAGTTGTCAGCGGCGTTGCGCGCCACTGTCCTGCTGGCCCTGTTCTGCCTTGCCGGGGCCACGGCGGTCGCGCAGGAGACTGACCGGCGCTCCTACGCGCAAATCTCGGTCGAGGTGCTCGAGATGACTGCGACTCCTCTCCACTCACCGTCGGATCCCGCCAGCGTCGAAGTGCGTTGGGCCAACATCGCCGAAACCATCGTCGACCTGGATGGCGTTCGAAAGGGCATCGAGCGCGACGACGGCGTGCAATTTCCCTGGCGCGTCGAGCTCGGCGACGAAACATCGCGCACGGTGGCCTCGGCGAGCGATTCGCTGTTCAGCAACGCGATGGCGATGAGTGAACTGCACGGGGCACCCCCCACCCACAGATCGGCGGGAGCAAACTGGTTTTCCAGCCTCGATACATTGCTGAGCCCCAAATCGAGACTGACGGTCAAGCTGCATCTAAGCGCTGATGCGTCAGGGTGGGGGGAGCATGGCGACGGCTTCTACGACTACTTCTTTTGGCTCACCGATATCTCGTGGGACGGCGAGATGGACCAGGCATACCGGCAGGTCCTGCCACTCGATCGGGTCGTGACGTTATCCTACGCAAATGGCGGCACGGAGCCGCGGCGTGTGATCCTGTCCTCGGCGGGATTTACGCACGTCTCGCTGGCACCGGTGCCGGAACCTGCGAGCATCGCCCTGCTGGCCCCGGGTCTGGTCGTCGTTTTCGCGCTGCTACGGCGCCGCAAGCTGGTCCTCGAATGAATGCCCCTGGCGCACCGACGATCCCTTTCATTGTTGTGGGAGTCTTCATGCCCGGCGCAAAAGCTCTTTAGCCAGGGCGTTGTATGGCGTGCTGTCCCCGAAGTTTACATCCGCCGCGATACCGCATGCAAAACCACCGGTGACAGGCACCATGGGTTGCTTCCAGCGCTAGCCGCGGCGCAAGCCAACTTCGGGGACCGTCCGCAGGGACAGACCTCAGTGCCTCACTCGCTAGCAAAACTGTCCAGCACCTGCGCCAGCGCCTGCGTATCGACCGGCTTGACGAAGTGATGATCGAAGCCGGCGGCGGTGGACAGCACCCGGTCGGCCGGCTGCCCGTAGCCCGTCAGCGCGATCAGCAGGGCCTTGGCGATGGCGGGGCGGGAACGCAGATGCCGCGCCAGCGTGTAGCCGTCCATGCCGGGCAGGCCGATGTCCAGGATAAAAGCCTGCACCGTCTCCAGTGCCGGCTCGTACAGCGCCATCTCGGCATCCTCCGCCACGCTCACGCGGTGGCCCTGCGCGCGCAGCAGCTCGGCCAGCGACAGGGCGCCATCGATATTGTCGTCCACGATCATCACGTGCAGATGGTGCCGGGCCGTGCCAGGCACGTGCTGGGGCGCGGCATCGCTGCAGGCGCTGTCGTCGGCGGCCAATGGCAGCGTGATGGTGAACGTGCTGCCCTGGCCCTCGCCGGCACTGTCGGCGGTGGCACTGCCGCCATGCAGCGCGGTCAGGCTGCGCACCAGCGCCAGGCCCAGGCCCAGACCGCCCTGGGCCCGGTCCGGGCTGCGTTCGCCCTGCACGAACAGGTCGAAGATGTCGGGCAAGAGAGCGGGGGCGATGCCGTTGCCGTTGTCCGTCACGGCGACACGGGCATGGCCGTCGTCCACGTCCAGCGTCAGCTGGATGCGCCCGTTCGGCGGTGTGTACTTGGCTGCGTTGTTGAGAACGTTGGCGATCACCTGCACCAGGCGGGTGCGATCGCCACGTACCTGTGCCCGCTGCGGTGGCGTGCGCACTTCCAGCGCGTGGCGGCGCGCCTCGATCAGCGGCAAGGCCTGTTCGATGGCGCTGTTGATCACCTGCTTCAGGTCCAGGGTCGCCATGTCCAGCTCCACCAGCCCGCGCGTCACGCGCGAGACGTCCAGCAGGTCGTCCACCAGCGCCGTCATGTGGCGCACCTGGCGCACGATGATCTCGCTGGCCATCGTGCGCGCCTTCTCGTCCGCCTGGCGCACGCGCAGCAGCTGGGCCGCCGTGCTGATGGGGGCGAGCGGATTGCGCAGCTCGTGCGCCAGCATCGCCAGGAACTCGTCCTTGCGCTGGGCCGCCTCGCGCAACGCATCCTCGGCCAGCTTCTGCGTGTGGATGTCCGTGCAGGTGCCCATCCAGCGCACGATGCGCCCAGCCTCGTCGCGGATCGGCAGCGCGCGGCCCAGCACCCAGCGGTACTCGCCGGAGCGGTGGCGCAGCCGGTATTGGATCTCGTAGGTATCGCCCGTTGCCAGGCTGTGGCGCCAGGCCTGCCAGGCGCGCGCCTGGTCGTCCGGGTGGAACACGTCGTTCCATGCGGCGCCGTCGGTCGAGCCGTCCGGTACGCCGGTGTAGTCGTACCATTGCTGATTGTAGTAGTCGTGGTAGCCGTCCGGCAGGGTGGACCAGACCATTTGCGGCATCGCGTCGGCGATGGTGCGGAACTTCGCCTCGCTTTCGCGCAGTTTCAGCATGCTGGCCAGCCTCTCGGTCGCGGTGCGGGCCCGTTCCGCAACTTCGCGCATCAGTGCGCAATCCTCGGCCGACCAGGCCCGCGGCGTGGCGCTGTTGACGAACAGGATGCTGGTCAAGCGGCCATGCTCCGTCAGCGGGATGTTGACGAAGGCGGTGGCGGCGTAGGCACGCAGCTGTTCCGCCGCGGCGAGCGTGCGGGGATCGTTCGCGGCGTCGTCGACGATCACGGTACGGCCTAACTTCATGTCGTCGACGTAGGTGCCGAAGTCGCCCATGTCGAGCGTACCGGCAAGCGACTGCACACCCGGCGCGGTCCAGTCGCGTTCGAAGCGCAGCAGCCCCGAGGTCTGCTCGAACGCGCCGTAGCCCACCCGGCTGACGCCCAGCGTCTCGCCCAGGATGCGCGCGGCCGCATACGCGATCTCTTCGGGGGTGCGCAGGTCGCGCAGCGCGTCGGTCAGGCGGATCAGCGCGTCGCGCCGGGCATTGGCCTGGACCCGGTCGGTCACGTCAACCCCCTCGACGAAGATGCCGCGCACGCCGCCTTCCGGCGTGCGGATGGGCTGGAACACGAAGTCGATGTAGCGCTGCTCGGTATCGCCGCCGGCCACCGGCTGCACCGCATACAGGGCACTGCTGGCGGCCAGCGGCCGGCCGCTGCGGTACACCTCGTCCAGCAGGGCGACGTAGGCGCGGCCGGTGGCGCCGCCGAAGCATTCGGCCACGCTGCGGCCGATCACGTCGCGGTGGCCGGTCAGGCGCATGAAGCCCTGGTTCAGCAACTCGACGTGGTGCTCGGGACCCGACAGCATCGCCATGAACGTGGGCGCCTGCTGGAACAGGTCGGCGAACTGCTGGCCTTCGCGCACGTGCTGCGCCTGGGCCAGGAGTTCGGCCTCCATGCGCACCGTGTGGGCGCGCGCCTGCACGGCCGTCGTCACGTCCTCGACGCGGTGGATGATGTGCGTCAGCTCGCCCTGTGCGTCCAGCACCGGCACGTTGACGGGACTCCAGTGGCGCTGTTCGAAACCGCCCGGTATGGCAGAGATGGGAATGTCGTACTTCTGCACGGCCATCGTGTCCGCGGTCCTGGTCTGGCGCACCCGCATCAGCGAGGCGCGCAGGTTGGCGACGCCGTTCGCGTCCGGATCGTTCGGGTTATCCGGGAACACGTCGAAGATGTTGCGGCCAACGATCTGCTCGCGCACCGTCGCGGTGGCGCGCAGGTAGGCCTCGTTGACTGCGGCGATGGTGAACTCGGGTGTGAGCAGCAGGTACGGCGTGGGCGTGGCCTCGAACACCTGGCGATAGTCCGGCATGGCCGTGGGCGCGGCCGGAGCATGTCGCTGTTGACGGCGGCGGTGGCGACCGGCGCCGGACTGGCTGGCAGCTTGATTGTCGGGTTGGGCCATGGTTGTGGAATGTCTGCTTTGTCACAGCATGCCAGATTTCCGCCCGCCGTTGTTTATCGATGATGGCCGCACGCCTTTGGTCGCGCCGGCGCCGGCATGGTATACTAGTGGGTTCAGTGCAGCCGCACTCGCAGTTTTTCTGTAAACACAACGACTATGTCTAATACTAAACGCGCAATTCGTAACATCGCCATCATCGCCCACGTCGACCACGGCAAAACCACCCTCGTGGACCAGCTGCTGCGCCAGTCCGGTACCTTCCGTGAAAACCAGCAGGTCGACACCCGCGTCATGGACTCGAACGACCTCGAGAAAGAGCGTGGCATCACGATTCTGTCGAAGAATTGCGCGGTCGAGTACGAAGGCACCCACATCAATATCGTCGACACCCCGGGCCACGCCGACTTCGGCGGCGAAGTCGAGCGCGTGCTGTCGATGGTCGACTCCGTGCTGCTGCTGGTCGATGCGCAGGAAGGCCCGATGCCGCAGACCCGTTTCGTCACGCGCAAGGCGCTGGCGCTGGGCCTGAAGCCGATCGTCGTGGTCAACAAGATCGACCGTCCGGGCGCGCGCGCCGACTGGGCCATCAACCAGACCTTCGAACTGTTCGACAAGCTGGGCGCGAACGACGAGCAGCTGGACTTCCCGATCATCTACGCCTCGGGCCTGAACGGCTACGCCGGTATGGACGAAAGCGTGCGCGGCGGCGACATGAAGCCGCTGTTCGAAGCGATCCTGAAATACGTGCCGGTGCGTGACGACAATCCGGATGGCCCGCTGCAGATGCAGATCACGTCGCTGGACTATTCGTCCTACGTCGGCAAGATCGGCATCGGCCGCATTTCCCGTGGCCGCATCAAGGCCGGCCAGGACGTCGTCGTGGTCGACGGCCCGGGCGCGACCCCGATCAAGGGCCGCATCAACCAGGTGCTGAACTTCAAGGGCCTGGAGCGCGTGCTGGTCGACGAAGCCGTCGCCGGCGACATCGTGCTGATCAACGGTATCGAAGATATCGGCATCGGTTCGACCGTGTGCGCACCGGACAATATCGACCCGCTGCCGATGCTGACCGTCGACGAGCCGACCCTGACGATGAACTTCATGGTCAACACCTCGCCGCTGGCCGGCCGCGAAGGCAAGTTCGTCACGTCGCGCCAGCTGCGCGACCGCCTGGACAAGGAACTGAAATCGAACGTGGCACTGCGCGTGGCACCGACCGACGACGACACGATCTTCGAAGTGTCGGGCCGCGGCGAGCTGCACCTGACCATCCTGCTGGAGAACATGCGCCGCGAAGGCTTCGAGCTGGCGGTGTCCCGTCCGCGCGTGGTGTTCAAGATGGTCGACGGCGTGCGCCATGAGCCGTACGAGATGCTGTCGGTGGACGTGGAAGAAGCCAACCAGGGCGGCGTGATGGAAGAACTGGGCCGCCGCCGTGGCGACCTGCAGAACATGGAATCGGACGGCAAGGGCCGCGTGCGCCTGGAGTACCGCATTCCCGCGCGTGGCCTGATCGGCTTCCAGGGCGAGTTCATGACGCTGACGCGCGGCACGGGCCTGATGAGCCACGTGTTCGACGCCTATGCGCCGGTCGACAACTCGAAGGGCGAACTGGCCGGCCGTCACAACGGCGTGCTGATCTCGCAGGATGACGGCCAGGCCGTCGCCTACGCCCTGTGGAAGCTGCAGGATCGCGGCCGCATGTTCGTGTCGCACAACGACCCGGTCTACGAAGGCATGATCATCGGTATCCACTCGCGCGACAACGACCTGGTCGTCAACCCGATCAAGGGCAAGCAGCTGACCAACGTGCGCGCATCGGGCACCGACGAAGCCGTGCGCCTGGTGACGCCGATCCAGCTGTCGCTGGAATACGCGGTCGAGTTCATCGAGGACGACGAACTGGTCGAGATCACGCCGAAGTCGATCCGCCTGCGCAAGCGCTTCCTGAAGGAGCACGAGCGCAAGAAGGCTTCGCGCGAAGCGTAAGCATTCCGTCGGACCGACCGACCAGAACCGCCGCCTGCGTTTGCAGCCGGCGGTTTTTTTATGGGATCAGAGGTGCCTGTTCCCTTGGGGTTTCTGCTCAATACAATGCGCAAAACGCGCAGCTAATCATCATCCTGATTCTTTCG
Coding sequences:
- a CDS encoding PAS domain-containing protein, with translation MAQPDNQAASQSGAGRHRRRQQRHAPAAPTAMPDYRQVFEATPTPYLLLTPEFTIAAVNEAYLRATATVREQIVGRNIFDVFPDNPNDPDANGVANLRASLMRVRQTRTADTMAVQKYDIPISAIPGGFEQRHWSPVNVPVLDAQGELTHIIHRVEDVTTAVQARAHTVRMEAELLAQAQHVREGQQFADLFQQAPTFMAMLSGPEHHVELLNQGFMRLTGHRDVIGRSVAECFGGATGRAYVALLDEVYRSGRPLAASSALYAVQPVAGGDTEQRYIDFVFQPIRTPEGGVRGIFVEGVDVTDRVQANARRDALIRLTDALRDLRTPEEIAYAAARILGETLGVSRVGYGAFEQTSGLLRFERDWTAPGVQSLAGTLDMGDFGTYVDDMKLGRTVIVDDAANDPRTLAAAEQLRAYAATAFVNIPLTEHGRLTSILFVNSATPRAWSAEDCALMREVAERARTATERLASMLKLRESEAKFRTIADAMPQMVWSTLPDGYHDYYNQQWYDYTGVPDGSTDGAAWNDVFHPDDQARAWQAWRHSLATGDTYEIQYRLRHRSGEYRWVLGRALPIRDEAGRIVRWMGTCTDIHTQKLAEDALREAAQRKDEFLAMLAHELRNPLAPISTAAQLLRVRQADEKARTMASEIIVRQVRHMTALVDDLLDVSRVTRGLVELDMATLDLKQVINSAIEQALPLIEARRHALEVRTPPQRAQVRGDRTRLVQVIANVLNNAAKYTPPNGRIQLTLDVDDGHARVAVTDNGNGIAPALLPDIFDLFVQGERSPDRAQGGLGLGLALVRSLTALHGGSATADSAGEGQGSTFTITLPLAADDSACSDAAPQHVPGTARHHLHVMIVDDNIDGALSLAELLRAQGHRVSVAEDAEMALYEPALETVQAFILDIGLPGMDGYTLARHLRSRPAIAKALLIALTGYGQPADRVLSTAAGFDHHFVKPVDTQALAQVLDSFASE
- the truB gene encoding tRNA pseudouridine(55) synthase TruB; this translates as MTQQKVKRVRDLVDGVLLLDKPVGLSSNDALIKAKRILNAKKAGHTGTLDPFATGLLPLCFGEATKFSQDLLEADKTYVTTVHLGVRTDTGDTEGQVLETLPVDVTVEQIEAVLARFRGLIAQVPPMYSALKRDGKPLYEYARAGVVLEREARNVTIHKLELLGYEAPFLRLEVTCSKGTYIRVLGEDIGAALGCGAHLNALRRIGVGALRAEQMITAEQLVAHPAPLELLAPVDALLRSFPKVDLTPELARRFLQGQRLPLGKEPEVVTPAPYEGRVRVYQGTRLLGTGVLGEWAILAPERLIAAG
- a CDS encoding PEP-CTERM sorting domain-containing protein (PEP-CTERM proteins occur, often in large numbers, in the proteomes of bacteria that also encode an exosortase, a predicted intramembrane cysteine proteinase. The presence of a PEP-CTERM domain at a protein's C-terminus predicts cleavage within the sorting domain, followed by covalent anchoring to some some component of the (usually Gram-negative) cell surface. Many PEP-CTERM proteins exhibit an unusual sequence composition that includes large numbers of potential glycosylation sites. Expression of one such protein has been shown restore the ability of a bacterium to form floc, a type of biofilm.), translated to MSLLTVQAQLSAALRATVLLALFCLAGATAVAQETDRRSYAQISVEVLEMTATPLHSPSDPASVEVRWANIAETIVDLDGVRKGIERDDGVQFPWRVELGDETSRTVASASDSLFSNAMAMSELHGAPPTHRSAGANWFSSLDTLLSPKSRLTVKLHLSADASGWGEHGDGFYDYFFWLTDISWDGEMDQAYRQVLPLDRVVTLSYANGGTEPRRVILSSAGFTHVSLAPVPEPASIALLAPGLVVVFALLRRRKLVLE
- the typA gene encoding translational GTPase TypA yields the protein MSNTKRAIRNIAIIAHVDHGKTTLVDQLLRQSGTFRENQQVDTRVMDSNDLEKERGITILSKNCAVEYEGTHINIVDTPGHADFGGEVERVLSMVDSVLLLVDAQEGPMPQTRFVTRKALALGLKPIVVVNKIDRPGARADWAINQTFELFDKLGANDEQLDFPIIYASGLNGYAGMDESVRGGDMKPLFEAILKYVPVRDDNPDGPLQMQITSLDYSSYVGKIGIGRISRGRIKAGQDVVVVDGPGATPIKGRINQVLNFKGLERVLVDEAVAGDIVLINGIEDIGIGSTVCAPDNIDPLPMLTVDEPTLTMNFMVNTSPLAGREGKFVTSRQLRDRLDKELKSNVALRVAPTDDDTIFEVSGRGELHLTILLENMRREGFELAVSRPRVVFKMVDGVRHEPYEMLSVDVEEANQGGVMEELGRRRGDLQNMESDGKGRVRLEYRIPARGLIGFQGEFMTLTRGTGLMSHVFDAYAPVDNSKGELAGRHNGVLISQDDGQAVAYALWKLQDRGRMFVSHNDPVYEGMIIGIHSRDNDLVVNPIKGKQLTNVRASGTDEAVRLVTPIQLSLEYAVEFIEDDELVEITPKSIRLRKRFLKEHERKKASREA